Proteins encoded together in one Gemmatimonadetes bacterium T265 window:
- the tatC gene encoding Sec-independent protein translocase protein TatC, which translates to MTAPAPRRTTAGEMPFLEHLEELRWRLVWSLGALGAGFLVAFAVVSKVDIIRMLERPVLPYLHGHKLVYTHPGDPFTIVLNAALVLGVLIASPIIAYQVWAFISPALHRHEKRVVVPVMVGAAALFAAGVSLAFFAVLPFTLGFLLNFQTASLDPMLTASEYFGFAINLALAFGVVFELPILILALTALGLVTPATLKKFRRHALVLCVIGAAFVTPGADPTSLFALSVPLYLLYEVSILLSIVVFRRRERRAAAAARAEALAPGYAAPAVFSPEASPDGPASVGAPRSLVTAGTTAASAGPVRLDQDET; encoded by the coding sequence GTGACCGCGCCGGCCCCACGCCGCACGACCGCCGGCGAGATGCCGTTCCTCGAACACCTGGAGGAGCTGCGGTGGCGTCTCGTCTGGTCACTCGGCGCCCTCGGGGCCGGCTTCCTCGTCGCGTTCGCGGTGGTCTCGAAGGTCGACATCATCCGCATGCTCGAGCGTCCCGTGCTGCCGTACCTGCACGGGCACAAGCTCGTCTATACGCACCCGGGCGACCCGTTCACGATCGTCCTGAACGCCGCGCTCGTCCTCGGCGTGCTGATCGCGTCGCCAATCATCGCGTATCAGGTGTGGGCGTTCATCTCGCCCGCGCTGCACCGTCACGAGAAGCGGGTCGTCGTGCCGGTCATGGTCGGCGCCGCGGCGCTGTTCGCGGCGGGCGTCTCGCTCGCCTTCTTTGCGGTCCTGCCGTTCACGCTCGGCTTTTTGCTCAACTTTCAAACGGCGTCGCTCGACCCGATGCTGACGGCGAGCGAGTACTTCGGGTTCGCGATCAACCTCGCCCTCGCGTTCGGCGTCGTCTTCGAGCTCCCGATCCTGATCCTCGCGCTCACGGCGCTCGGACTGGTCACGCCGGCGACGCTCAAGAAGTTCCGGCGCCACGCGCTCGTCCTCTGCGTGATCGGGGCGGCGTTCGTGACCCCCGGCGCCGATCCGACGTCGCTCTTCGCGCTCTCGGTGCCGTTGTACCTGCTTTACGAGGTCAGCATTCTCCTCTCGATCGTCGTGTTTCGGCGCCGCGAGCGGCGCGCCGCCGCGGCGGCGCGGGCCGAGGCGCTCGCGCCGGGGTATGCCGCGCCTGCGGTGTTCAGCCCCGAGGCGAGTCCCGACGGCCCAGCCTCGGTCGGTGCGCCCCGCTCGCTCGTCACGGCGGGCACGACGGCCGCCAGCGCGGGCCCGGTTCGACTCGATCAGGACGAGACGTGA